A single Triticum dicoccoides isolate Atlit2015 ecotype Zavitan chromosome 2A, WEW_v2.0, whole genome shotgun sequence DNA region contains:
- the LOC119357962 gene encoding protein PHLOEM PROTEIN 2-LIKE A10-like has protein sequence MIHFFRFFHSFPALVLSKLAASDHVSSAASALSESLASGALRAFSSHRAARGPDPPSPPLHDRILDRLLSPDGAGFASAVLGSFARNLVLSCRDPEAWPRAPGQPDWLAALCSDRGKEAAAELVRVFVSTAVAAYLDRTAAVRTSDQVLAGVTDPKHEAKLKDLLVSVCNGAVETFVRTSRQVTKEASISRAEAAVVQEVCNSGPNCVMERVSTTLAMPSNRRFVLDVTGRVTAEMVRSFLEFSTQRVSVGARKSIVVARDEITERGLVAVKYLSAKSMAIFTLCLTMCMHISVGMRFPLPA, from the coding sequence ATGATTCACTTTTTTCGGTTCTTCCACTCCTTCCCCGCACTCGTCCTCTCCAAGCTCGCCGCCTCCGACCACgtctcctccgccgcctccgccctctCCGAGTCGCTCGCCTCGGGGGCCCTTCGCGCCTTCTCCTCCCACCGGGCCGCCCGGGGCCCGGATCCTCCCTCCCCGCCGCTGCACGACCGGATCTTGGACCGCCTCCTCTCCCCCGACGGCGCCGGGTTCGCCTCCGCCGTCCTCGGGAGCTTCGCCAGGAACCTCGTGCTCTCCTGCCGTGATCCCGAGGCCTGGCCCCGCGCCCCTGGCCAGCCGGACTGGCTCGCCGCGCTGTGCAGCGACAGgggcaaggaggccgccgcggagctcgtccggGTGTTCGTCAGCACCGCCGTCGCCGCCTACCTCGACAGGACCGCGGCCGTGCGCACCTCCGACCAGGTGCTCGCAGGCGTCACTGACCCCAAGCACGAGGCCAAGCTCAAGGACCTGCTCGTGTCCGTCTGCAACGGCGCCGTCGAGACGTTTGTTAGGACCTCACGGCAGGTCACAAAGGAGGCCTCCATTTCTCGAGCTGAAGCAGCAGTGGTGCAAGAGGTCTGCAATTCAGGTCCTAACTGTGTAATGGAGAGAGTATCGACCACATTGGCCATGCCAAGCAACCGGAGGTTTGTGCTGGATGTCACGGGCAGGGTCACCGCAGAGATGGTCCGGTCATTCCTCGAGTTCTCGACTCAGCGGGTGTCCGTTGGTGCACGAAAGAGCATTGTCGTTGCCCGTGACGAAATCACCGAAAGGGGTCTCGTCGCCGTCAAGTACCTGAGCGCCAAGTCCATGGCCATCTTCACCTTATGCCTCACAATGTGCATGCACATTTCGGTTGGAATGAGGTTCCCGTTGCCGGCCTAG